The following DNA comes from Candidatus Desulfofervidus auxilii.
ATTAATAAAATTTATGCTCGCCATCGTGATATAACTACATTGCAAAATGCTCTCAAAGAATTAATCCAACGTATGAGAAATAGGATGAGAGCCTTAAAAGAAAAACTTTAAGTTGATAAGATGAAAACTGAGGAAATTTTGAAATTAAGAAGTGAAATTGATATTTTAGATGAAAAAATTTTAGAGTTACTTAATCAAAGGGCTGAAATTGCTTTAAAAATTGGTAATATTAAAATTAAAAATAATCTCCATTTTTGGGATCCTCAACGGGAAAAAGAGATATTTAATCGTTTAAAATTGCTTAATAAAGGTCCTCTTTCTGATAAAGCTATTTTTAATATTTTTCATGAAATCATTACAGCCACAAGGGAATTACAATGTCCTACGAAAGTTACATTTCTTGGTCCCGAAGCTACATTTAGTCATATGGCTGCTATTAAACATTTTGGCAAAGCTGCACTTTTTTATCCAGTAGCAACAATTAAAGATGTTTTTCATGAAGTAGAAAAAGGACATTATGATTATGGTGTAGTACCAGTAGAGAACTCAATTGAAGGTGTAGTAGCTTTTACATTAGATATGTTTATGCAATTTAATTTAAACGTTTGTGGCGAGATTTATTTAAAAGTAAATCATTATCTAGCTTCAATTACAAGAGAAAAAAAAGATATTGAGAAAATTTATGCTCATCCACAAGCTGCTGCTCAATGTCGAGAATGGTTAGCATCTAACTTACCTAATATACCTATTGAAGAAGTAGTTAGTACAGCTTTAGCAGCTCAAAAAGCGAAAGAAGATCCAAAAGCAGCAGCTATTACTACTAAATTGGCAGCAGAAAAATATGGTCTTTATATTCTTGAAGAACACATAGAGGACTTTGCTCATAATACTACACGTTTTTGGATAATAGGACATCAATTGCCAAAACCTACAGGCCATGATAAAACCTCTTTGATTTTTGCTACACCTCACAGACCTGGAGCTCTTTACGAAGCATTAAGACCTTTTGCAGAAAGAAAAATCAATTTAACAAAACTTGAATCACGGCCTATGAAAAGTCTTCCTTGGCATTATCTTTTTTTTGTAGATTTAGAAGGACATTATAATGATAAAATCATTAAGGAAGCAATAAATGAATTAAAAGAAATTTGTGCTTATCTTAAACTCTTAGGTTCGTATCCTCGGGCACAAACAATTGACCTTTAGTTTTTAAAAAACCGATTATTATAATAAAAGATTTTTTCTTGTCATAAAATAGTGAACATGATAAGATGCAAAAAGGAGTAAGCTATGCCTGTTTTTGTATGGGAAGGTAAAACTGCTGAAGGGAAGACAATCAGAGGAGAATTTGAAGCCTCTAATGTTAGTGTTGTTCGTCATAGATTAAGGCATCAAGGTATTACACCAATAAAAGTTGTACCTAAAACTAAAAAACTTGAAGATTATCTTCCTTTTTTAAAAGGTAAAGTCAAAGAAAAGGATCTAGTTATATTTACTCGACAACTAGGAACAATGTTAAATTCTGGTGTGCCAGTAGTTAGAGCATTGGATGTGCTTTCTATTCAGCAAAAAAATAAACTTTTTAAAAAAGTGCTTCAAGAGGTTAAAACAGAAGTAGAAGGTGGTTCTACACTAGCTGATGCTTTTAAGAAATACCCTCATATATTTGATGAACTTTTTGTTAATATGGTGGCAGCAGGTGAAACTGGTGGTGCTTTAGATCAAGCTTTGGAAAGATTAACAATTTATAAAGAAAAGGCTTTAGCTCTTAAAAGAAAAGTAAAAGGAGCTATGGTTTATCCAATTATTACATTAATGGTAGCAATAGCAGTTGTGGCTGTTATTCTTGTTTATGTAATCCCTTCTTTTCAAAAAATATTTGCTGATTTTGGCACAAGTTTACCTGCACCTACACAGTTTGTTATTAATTTAAGTATGTGGTTTAGAAAGTATTTTCTTCAACTTTTTATGATAATTTTTGGAGTTATTATTGGAGTTCGCCTTTGGCAAAGGACAGAAAGTGGGAAAAAAATTTTTGATAAACTTCTTCTTACCATACCTTTGATAGGAACTTTATTACAAAAAACAGCTATTGCCCGTTTTTCTCGCACACTATCAACAATGTTACAGAGTGGTGTTCCTATTTTGCAGAGTTTGGATATTGTAGCTAAAACATCTGGTAATAAAGTTATAGAAATTGATTTACAAAAAGTAAAATTAGAAGTAAGTCGTGGTCAAACATTAGCAAGTTCTATGGGCGAGATGAGGATTTTTCCTCCATTAGTAGTACAAATGGTAGCTGTAGGAGAAGAGACAGGAGAATTAGAGAAAATGCTTTCAAAAGTAGCAGATTTTTACGAAGAAGAAGTAGATGCTGCTGTTGAAGCATTAACTTCCATGTTAGAACCAATGATGATTGTTTTTCTTGGTGGAATTATTGGTGGTTTAGTAGTGGCTCTCTATCTTCCTATATTTAAACTGGGTGCAGTGGTGGGTGCTTAAGAATTGTGTTAAGTGTGGAAGATGTCTTTCTGTCTGCCCAATTTATAAAATAAGTGGACATGAAAGACTTTCTCCTAGAGGAAAATTAAATCTTATAGAACTTTATCAAGAAGGTATTCTTCATCCTTCTCCTTTATTTATAGAAACAATTAGTGCCTGTATTTCATGTGGACAATGCGAAGAAAGATGTGTTTTAAATCTTCCTATTAAAGAAATTATTCATCAATTGCGAGAAAAACTTTGGTCTCATCAAAAAATTCAATTTTATCGTGCTTGGTTAATAAGCAATATTTTGGCATCAAGAGGTATTCTTTGGCGTTTATTAGCTATGTTTAAACAATTTTCACCCTTACCTTTTTCTTTTGCTCAAAAACCATTTTTACCACAAAATATTAAATCTTCAGGTAAAAAAACAGTAGGTATTTTTGTTGGATGTATAACTAATTTTATTTATCCTCATTTAGGTTATAAGCTTTTAAAATTATTAAAATATTTAAACTATGAAATATTTATTCCAAATGAACAAGTTTGTTGTGGGCTTATGGCTTATAATTTAGGAGATAGAGAAATAGCTTTTACATTGGCTCAAAAAAATATTGATGCTTTTAAAAATAAAAAAATAGATTTTATTCTTACTCCTTGTGCTTCTTGCTATCATCATTTAACTACTTTCTCTCTTTATCAGGAAACAGGCTTATCAAAGAAAGTAATGGAGCTTAATAGATTTTTGTTCAATAATAAAATTCCTTTTATTTTTCTTAATCAAAAATTAACTTGGCATGATCCCTGCCATCTTTATTATCACCATAATATTTGGGAAGAACCAAGGGAATTGCTTAAAAAAATAGGTATTTTTGTTGAATCTAGCCCAAATGGTATGTGTTGTGGACAAGGAGGTAGTTTTTCTATTAATTTTCCTGAATTATCTAAGAAAATGCTTGAAAAAAGAATAAATTTTATTAAAAAAACAAAAGCTGATATTGTTGTTACTAATTGTATGGGTTGTCTTATCCAATTAAAGACTGGTTTAGGAAAAGAGAAAGTAAAACATATTTTGGAACTAATTGCTTAAAATAGGTCTTTTTTACTTTTGGCTCTTTTGGTAGCCATTTTTCAAGCAATTTATTTATATTTTCTAATAAATTACGTAATGTTTTAATAACACTTTTTTTCACTAAAGGAAGTGATGGGTCATTTTCCATCTCTTCTAATTTTTTATCCCATTTTTCAATCTGCTGATGTATATCCTTTAATAATTCAGAAAATTTTGCCTCAGTATTAGCCCATGCATTAACACTTATAAGACAAAATAAACAAAAAAATAAGTATGTTCTTATCATATCAATTTTCAAAAATCTCTTGTGTAAAGATTGCTTTTTCTCTTTCTGCACCAGTAGAAATAATACTTATAGAGATACCTAAAAATTCAGAAATAAAATTAAGATATTTTTGAGTAGCTTTTGGTAGATTTTCAAATGTTTTTCCTTTAAGGCTTTCTTGCCAACCAGAAAATACACGATAAATTGGTTTACATTGAGAAATAGTCTTTAAAGAAGCAGGAATATAATCTATAATTTCCCCATTATATTCATATCCAATACATACTTTAATTTCATCAAGTCCTGTAAGGACATCCAGTTTAGTTAAAGCAAGTTTTTTTACTCCACTTAATCGAATTGATTCCTTTACCACCACTAAATCTAACCAACCACAACGGCGTGGTCTGCCTGTAGTAGCGCCATATTCATTACCTTTTTTCCTTAAATAATCTCCCAAAGAGTCTTTTAATTCTGTAGGAAATGGGCCACCTCCTACTCTTGTAGTATAAGCTTTACAGACACCTATAATTGTATCAATAGCAGTGATTGGAAAACCTGCTCCAGCACAAACACTACTAGCTACAGTATTAGAAGAAGTTACATAAGGATAAGTGCCATGGTCTATATCTAAATGCGTTCCCTGTGCCCCTTCAAATAAAATATTTTTACCCTCATCATTTGCCTTCCATAAAAAATGAGCAACATTTTTTACAAAAGCACGTAATTTTTCCGCATAATTGAGATAAGTTTTAGCAACTTCTTCAAAATT
Coding sequences within:
- a CDS encoding type II secretion system F family protein, with product MPVFVWEGKTAEGKTIRGEFEASNVSVVRHRLRHQGITPIKVVPKTKKLEDYLPFLKGKVKEKDLVIFTRQLGTMLNSGVPVVRALDVLSIQQKNKLFKKVLQEVKTEVEGGSTLADAFKKYPHIFDELFVNMVAAGETGGALDQALERLTIYKEKALALKRKVKGAMVYPIITLMVAIAVVAVILVYVIPSFQKIFADFGTSLPAPTQFVINLSMWFRKYFLQLFMIIFGVIIGVRLWQRTESGKKIFDKLLLTIPLIGTLLQKTAIARFSRTLSTMLQSGVPILQSLDIVAKTSGNKVIEIDLQKVKLEVSRGQTLASSMGEMRIFPPLVVQMVAVGEETGELEKMLSKVADFYEEEVDAAVEALTSMLEPMMIVFLGGIIGGLVVALYLPIFKLGAVVGA
- the pheA gene encoding prephenate dehydratase, whose protein sequence is MKLRSEIDILDEKILELLNQRAEIALKIGNIKIKNNLHFWDPQREKEIFNRLKLLNKGPLSDKAIFNIFHEIITATRELQCPTKVTFLGPEATFSHMAAIKHFGKAALFYPVATIKDVFHEVEKGHYDYGVVPVENSIEGVVAFTLDMFMQFNLNVCGEIYLKVNHYLASITREKKDIEKIYAHPQAAAQCREWLASNLPNIPIEEVVSTALAAQKAKEDPKAAAITTKLAAEKYGLYILEEHIEDFAHNTTRFWIIGHQLPKPTGHDKTSLIFATPHRPGALYEALRPFAERKINLTKLESRPMKSLPWHYLFFVDLEGHYNDKIIKEAINELKEICAYLKLLGSYPRAQTIDL
- a CDS encoding adenylosuccinate synthase codes for the protein MPNVVVIGLQWGDEGKGKIIDLLTEKADIIVRFQGGNNAGHTIVVKGEQYIVHLIPSGILHPDKICCIGNGVVIDPGVLLEEIEELKKRGIEITPERLLISEKAHIIMPYHKAIDLAREAKKGGKKIGTTGRGIGPCYEDKAARTGIRMIDLMDEEVFLEKLKIKIEEKNFYLTHYLNAKEVNFEEVAKTYLNYAEKLRAFVKNVAHFLWKANDEGKNILFEGAQGTHLDIDHGTYPYVTSSNTVASSVCAGAGFPITAIDTIIGVCKAYTTRVGGGPFPTELKDSLGDYLRKKGNEYGATTGRPRRCGWLDLVVVKESIRLSGVKKLALTKLDVLTGLDEIKVCIGYEYNGEIIDYIPASLKTISQCKPIYRVFSGWQESLKGKTFENLPKATQKYLNFISEFLGISISIISTGAEREKAIFTQEIFEN
- a CDS encoding (Fe-S)-binding protein, which gives rise to MLKNCVKCGRCLSVCPIYKISGHERLSPRGKLNLIELYQEGILHPSPLFIETISACISCGQCEERCVLNLPIKEIIHQLREKLWSHQKIQFYRAWLISNILASRGILWRLLAMFKQFSPLPFSFAQKPFLPQNIKSSGKKTVGIFVGCITNFIYPHLGYKLLKLLKYLNYEIFIPNEQVCCGLMAYNLGDREIAFTLAQKNIDAFKNKKIDFILTPCASCYHHLTTFSLYQETGLSKKVMELNRFLFNNKIPFIFLNQKLTWHDPCHLYYHHNIWEEPRELLKKIGIFVESSPNGMCCGQGGSFSINFPELSKKMLEKRINFIKKTKADIVVTNCMGCLIQLKTGLGKEKVKHILELIA